A genomic stretch from Anaerococcus mediterraneensis includes:
- a CDS encoding MptD family putative ECF transporter S component: MNNKKLKGKDVITIGIFTAIYFAINFGFMLLGGLHPLMWILMPGFIALVGSIPYMIMVQKVKKTGAVIIMGAIVAIIYYLTGQFSLIIIASLAIASILAEVIRYLSKYDSYKWNSLSYAFFSLGMIGSPAQVWILKDEFISKMLEMGMPVDYVNILKTFINTPMLIVLIVTPFVFGLLSCGILKSFLYKNFEARN, translated from the coding sequence ATGAATAATAAAAAGTTAAAAGGAAAAGACGTTATTACGATAGGTATATTTACTGCAATATATTTTGCAATCAATTTTGGGTTTATGCTTTTAGGCGGTCTTCATCCATTAATGTGGATACTTATGCCTGGCTTTATAGCCTTGGTTGGATCTATACCATATATGATTATGGTTCAAAAAGTAAAAAAAACAGGAGCAGTCATAATAATGGGAGCTATTGTTGCTATAATATACTATTTAACTGGTCAGTTTAGTTTAATAATAATTGCATCATTAGCAATTGCTAGTATTTTGGCAGAAGTGATAAGATACCTATCAAAGTATGACAGTTATAAATGGAATTCACTTTCATATGCTTTCTTTTCATTAGGTATGATAGGTTCTCCAGCACAAGTATGGATTCTAAAAGATGAATTCATATCAAAAATGCTTGAAATGGGGATGCCAGTAGATTATGTTAATATATTAAAGACTTTTATTAACACACCGATGTTAATTGTATTAATTGTAACACCGTTTGTTTTTGGACTATTATCTTGTGGGATTTTAAAATCATTTTTATATAAAAATTTTGAGGCAAGGAATTGA
- a CDS encoding plasmid mobilization protein, producing the protein MFRRHSLDEISQKTRNKEKNRKRNRILNFRVSEEEYDLINKKIAISGLKKQDYFLQMLLNHEVKLVSDYRLSDNIAKEIFQLAKVIKKFGKLNDDEVDILIYILEIYEEIKKEKSPYYEE; encoded by the coding sequence ATGTTTAGAAGACATTCATTAGATGAAATTTCACAAAAAACTAGAAATAAAGAGAAAAATAGAAAAAGAAATCGCATTTTAAATTTTAGAGTATCTGAAGAAGAATATGATCTAATAAACAAAAAGATTGCAATAAGCGGACTTAAAAAACAAGATTATTTTCTACAAATGTTATTAAATCACGAGGTTAAGTTAGTAAGTGATTACAGACTTTCTGATAATATAGCCAAGGAGATATTTCAACTAGCAAAAGTTATTAAAAAGTTTGGAAAACTAAATGACGATGAAGTTGATATTTTAATTTATATTTTAGAAATATATGAAGAAATCAAAAAAGAAAAAAGCCCCTACTACGAAGAGTAA
- a CDS encoding plasmid mobilization protein — protein sequence MDNRTRKNQLKIYLTDEEKEIFEKKMKLANCKTMSHFLRKCVLEKEIYIVDLEPFRDIQWLLSNATNNINQIAKATNTTGVIYKKDIDYMREKIEKLSREIWQIHSLLLNKSKESSGD from the coding sequence ATGGATAATAGAACAAGAAAAAATCAACTTAAAATATATTTAACAGATGAAGAAAAAGAAATTTTTGAAAAGAAAATGAAACTTGCAAATTGTAAAACAATGTCCCACTTTCTTAGAAAATGTGTATTAGAAAAAGAAATTTATATTGTAGACCTAGAACCATTTAGAGATATCCAATGGCTACTTTCAAATGCAACAAATAATATAAACCAGATTGCAAAAGCAACTAATACAACTGGTGTTATTTACAAGAAAGATATAGACTATATGAGAGAAAAAATAGAAAAATTATCAAGAGAAATATGGCAGATCCATTCTCTACTTCTAAATAAATCAAAAGAAAGTTCTGGTGATTAG
- a CDS encoding energy-coupling factor transporter transmembrane component T → MSKRLKLDPRTSIILLLLVNIFLFKSRPVTSELILMSYLLIILTVCGNFKSGLKVYLTFITFLIINYFVFPYSPKWIVTTFIVPVSYARKIFPCIMAGTLLYKTVTVRGIAGVFRKFKFSENFILAFMITYRYFPTLRQDIHCVRESMKIRGISMIKNMDIFVVPIINSAIDMSEELSKAAVTRGVENPGRKTTIIDFKFTVYDVLVILFVVLIMVIF, encoded by the coding sequence ATGTCCAAGCGATTAAAATTAGATCCTAGAACATCAATAATATTGCTTTTATTAGTAAATATATTTCTATTTAAAAGTAGACCTGTAACGAGTGAATTAATTTTAATGAGCTATTTGTTGATTATTTTGACAGTTTGCGGAAATTTTAAATCGGGATTAAAAGTATATTTAACTTTTATTACTTTTTTAATAATAAATTATTTTGTTTTTCCCTATTCACCTAAGTGGATTGTAACGACATTTATTGTACCTGTTTCTTATGCAAGGAAGATTTTTCCTTGCATAATGGCAGGAACATTGTTATACAAAACAGTGACCGTAAGAGGAATTGCAGGAGTTTTTAGAAAATTTAAATTCTCAGAAAATTTTATTTTAGCATTTATGATAACTTATAGATATTTTCCCACATTAAGACAAGATATACATTGTGTTAGAGAATCAATGAAGATTAGGGGGATTAGTATGATTAAAAACATGGATATATTTGTTGTACCTATAATAAATTCTGCAATTGATATGTCTGAAGAGTTATCTAAGGCAGCTGTAACACGAGGAGTCGAGAATCCAGGTAGAAAAACAACTATAATTGATTTTAAATTCACCGTTTATGATGTATTAGTTATTTTATTTGTTGTTTTAATTATGGTTATATTTTAG
- a CDS encoding VapE domain-containing protein, with protein sequence MIVKRKGMSLMTYIKLKFPEIDQTYAFLDLQTTDKGTVRQITGNIVTAILNPKYCQNQKIIDGQIFFDKFTNEIKFQGKIIGERNIKENQIRLWDDSLNNRLGLEIEKHFGINYNANKMWEAIRFVAHQYEVSPPKQYLQNLKWNRDKNAIRKLLPKYLGADDTELNNWIMEHMILGMIKRIFNPGSKFDEMIVLVGGQGIGKSTFARYLSITDDWFCTIENIQGKDAVMNLMGKTVVEIEEFVALRNAKSANEAKSFLSKLSDRIRIPYEKYATDVPRTCIFIGTLNERTFLNDHTGERRYLPVECNPNQRVRTIFPDKNNKEKLPDKEYISRIREDFNQALALGYEIFKNKTHAWTIPKNLLKDLYKEQEKFKYLNPDVEDIRYFLEEYKPKSADPNITCFKELTMQGYQIKSKSFSEIMDNYFQEWIPVRSSKTQRISPSGVSIPVKLYYEKKTENETDFIEVDKNLLPEEWKKENQLEIDTANQVKIQM encoded by the coding sequence ATGATTGTAAAAAGAAAAGGAATGAGCCTTATGACATATATTAAATTAAAATTCCCAGAAATAGATCAGACTTACGCTTTTTTAGACTTACAAACTACAGATAAGGGGACTGTTAGACAAATTACTGGAAATATTGTAACAGCTATTTTAAATCCCAAATATTGCCAAAATCAAAAAATCATTGATGGACAAATATTCTTTGATAAATTTACAAATGAAATAAAATTCCAGGGAAAAATCATCGGAGAAAGAAATATAAAAGAAAATCAAATACGACTTTGGGATGATTCTTTAAATAATAGACTAGGCTTAGAGATAGAAAAACACTTTGGAATTAATTATAATGCCAATAAAATGTGGGAAGCTATTCGTTTTGTAGCTCATCAATATGAAGTGAGTCCGCCAAAGCAATATCTCCAAAATTTAAAATGGAATCGAGACAAAAATGCCATTAGAAAACTTTTACCAAAGTATTTGGGAGCGGATGATACAGAGCTTAACAATTGGATAATGGAACATATGATATTGGGCATGATAAAAAGAATTTTTAATCCAGGATCTAAGTTTGATGAAATGATTGTTTTAGTTGGTGGGCAAGGTATAGGCAAATCGACTTTTGCAAGATACTTGTCCATAACAGATGATTGGTTTTGTACAATAGAAAACATTCAAGGTAAGGATGCCGTCATGAACCTTATGGGTAAAACTGTCGTTGAGATCGAAGAATTTGTTGCTTTAAGAAATGCAAAATCGGCTAATGAAGCGAAATCTTTTTTATCAAAACTAAGCGATAGAATAAGAATACCCTACGAAAAATATGCAACAGATGTGCCTAGAACTTGTATCTTCATAGGGACATTAAATGAAAGAACTTTTCTTAATGATCATACTGGAGAAAGAAGATATTTACCTGTTGAATGTAACCCGAATCAAAGAGTAAGGACTATATTTCCAGATAAAAATAATAAAGAAAAACTCCCGGATAAAGAATATATCTCACGCATAAGAGAAGATTTTAATCAGGCTCTAGCCTTAGGGTATGAAATCTTTAAAAACAAGACTCATGCATGGACTATACCAAAAAATCTCTTAAAAGACTTGTATAAGGAACAAGAAAAGTTCAAATATCTAAACCCAGATGTGGAAGACATTAGATATTTCTTAGAAGAATATAAGCCAAAAAGTGCAGATCCAAATATAACTTGTTTCAAAGAACTAACCATGCAAGGCTACCAAATAAAATCAAAGTCTTTTTCAGAGATCATGGATAATTATTTCCAAGAATGGATTCCAGTTAGGTCATCAAAGACCCAGAGAATATCACCAAGTGGGGTCTCAATTCCAGTAAAACTATATTATGAAAAGAAAACAGAAAATGAAACTGACTTTATAGAAGTTGACAAGAATTTATTGCCAGAAGAATGGAAAAAAGAAAATCAATTAGAAATAGATACAGCAAATCAAGTAAAGATACAAATGTAA
- a CDS encoding ABC transporter ATP-binding protein, with protein sequence MGYVNINDVFCTSKTGYKILKGINLNVEKGECILLMGLSGSGKTSLTKLINGIIPHFEEETDFVGEVLIEGESTRNISQYKISEKVGSIFQNPKSQFFNSDVEGEIVFGLENMGTDPELIKKSLKKTINNLNIDRLLGKNVFSLSSGEKQILAFASIFALNTDIVVLDEPSSNLDMDTIETIKNNIEIFKKEGKTIIVAEHRLYYLKDIIDKAYYIDKGIIKDCFTQEEIKSFNSKKEDNLKIRTLSTPKLEVLEKEFNKNDEYLCEDLSYTINGNFIFKDINISLNRGEVLGIVGKNGIGKTSLLKCISGLIKKNTGSVFFNNKLLNNKDRLKNTYLVTQDINSQLFTRSVKEECELNLPEDKLNQVDIVLNRLGLYKYKDKHPMSLSGGQKQRLTIALALLSNKELIIFDEPTSGLDFKNMIIVSEAIKDLAKKSNKVVIVVSHDYEFLNNVADGIYKMA encoded by the coding sequence ATGGGTTATGTAAATATAAATGATGTATTTTGTACCTCTAAAACGGGATATAAAATATTAAAAGGGATCAACTTAAATGTTGAAAAAGGCGAATGTATTCTACTTATGGGACTAAGTGGTTCAGGCAAAACGTCATTGACTAAATTAATAAATGGAATTATACCACATTTTGAAGAAGAAACTGACTTTGTTGGAGAAGTTTTAATAGAGGGAGAATCTACTAGAAATATATCACAATATAAAATTTCAGAAAAAGTTGGTTCGATATTTCAAAATCCAAAATCTCAATTTTTTAATTCTGATGTCGAGGGAGAAATTGTATTTGGTCTTGAAAATATGGGAACTGATCCAGAGTTAATAAAAAAGAGCTTAAAAAAAACTATTAATAATTTAAATATAGATAGATTATTAGGGAAAAATGTCTTCTCATTGTCGAGTGGGGAAAAACAAATTTTAGCTTTTGCATCTATTTTTGCATTAAACACAGATATTGTCGTATTGGATGAGCCATCTTCAAATCTTGATATGGATACAATTGAAACGATAAAAAATAATATTGAAATATTTAAAAAAGAAGGGAAGACAATTATAGTTGCAGAACATCGACTATATTATTTAAAAGACATAATTGATAAAGCATATTATATAGACAAAGGCATAATTAAGGATTGTTTCACACAAGAAGAGATAAAATCATTTAATTCAAAAAAAGAAGATAATCTCAAAATTAGAACCTTATCTACTCCGAAGTTGGAAGTTCTTGAAAAAGAATTTAATAAAAATGATGAGTATTTATGCGAAGATTTATCGTATACAATAAATGGAAATTTCATATTTAAAGATATTAATATTTCTTTGAATAGAGGTGAAGTATTAGGTATAGTTGGGAAAAATGGTATAGGAAAAACAAGTTTATTAAAGTGCATTTCAGGACTTATAAAGAAAAATACAGGAAGTGTTTTTTTCAACAATAAACTCTTAAATAATAAAGATAGATTAAAAAACACATATCTTGTAACACAGGACATTAATTCACAATTATTCACTCGAAGCGTAAAAGAAGAATGTGAATTAAATTTACCTGAGGATAAATTAAATCAGGTAGATATAGTTCTAAATAGGCTTGGATTATATAAATATAAAGATAAGCATCCAATGTCGCTTTCAGGAGGACAAAAACAAAGGTTAACAATTGCCTTAGCTCTACTTTCAAATAAAGAATTAATAATCTTTGATGAGCCTACAAGTGGTTTAGATTTCAAAAATATGATAATTGTATCAGAAGCTATAAAAGATTTGGCGAAAAAATCCAATAAAGTTGTAATTGTTGTTTCGCATGATTATGAGTTTTTAAATAATGTAGCAGATGGAATATATAAAATGGCATAA